In the genome of Prosthecobacter algae, one region contains:
- a CDS encoding S1C family serine protease: protein MKPTYAALTAMAGLLALLNAPLHAQAPSSPAPPPAPESAPPAPKAPEEAPPSRRPSPPEPGRGRGAPMAEEKPTPFIGVLTGNVPRELRSHFGLAEGFGLLVEEVMPETPAKTAGLKVDDILIRFEDQKLVNMEQLQTLVRSKKKGDAVPLTVISGGVEKQVTVTVDERLMPTRRDEPRRGDGFFPSFGGSFFGGERGSPEMMSEMRESMERYQNQMREYQERMREWSHEGGQGNRPQPPAWNGPGRRDSDRRDGGNSSRDGERGTRGRSDGDRHTEVHERRETANVTRSDDSGIYSLRRDRDRTVFTAKPKDGQEQSWTISNAEERRSIPEPLQEKLRLLEEIQGNDKGPDGPRGPDSRSSTPRPGGDGPRPDGDI, encoded by the coding sequence ATGAAACCTACCTACGCCGCCCTCACCGCCATGGCCGGACTGCTGGCCCTGCTGAATGCGCCGCTGCATGCCCAGGCCCCGTCCTCCCCAGCACCGCCACCTGCGCCGGAATCCGCCCCTCCAGCCCCGAAAGCACCCGAGGAGGCTCCGCCCTCCCGCCGCCCCTCCCCGCCTGAGCCAGGACGCGGGCGGGGTGCCCCCATGGCGGAGGAGAAGCCCACCCCCTTCATCGGCGTTCTGACCGGCAATGTGCCGCGCGAGCTGCGCTCCCACTTCGGCCTGGCGGAGGGCTTCGGCCTACTCGTCGAAGAAGTGATGCCTGAAACCCCGGCCAAAACTGCAGGCCTGAAGGTGGATGACATCCTCATCCGCTTTGAGGATCAAAAGCTCGTCAACATGGAGCAATTACAGACCCTCGTGCGCAGCAAAAAGAAGGGCGATGCCGTGCCCCTCACTGTCATCTCCGGCGGTGTGGAAAAACAGGTCACCGTCACTGTGGACGAGCGCCTGATGCCCACCCGCCGCGATGAACCCCGGCGTGGAGACGGATTCTTCCCCTCCTTCGGCGGCAGCTTCTTTGGCGGCGAACGTGGCAGCCCGGAAATGATGAGCGAAATGCGCGAGTCCATGGAGCGTTACCAGAACCAGATGCGCGAATACCAGGAGCGCATGCGGGAATGGAGCCATGAAGGCGGCCAGGGAAATCGCCCTCAGCCACCGGCCTGGAACGGCCCCGGCCGCCGGGATTCGGATCGCCGCGATGGCGGCAACTCCTCACGGGATGGCGAACGCGGGACCCGTGGCCGCAGCGATGGCGACCGCCACACGGAGGTGCATGAACGCCGCGAAACCGCCAATGTGACCCGCAGCGATGACAGCGGCATCTACAGCCTGCGCCGCGACCGAGACCGCACCGTCTTCACCGCCAAGCCGAAGGACGGGCAGGAGCAGAGCTGGACCATCAGCAATGCGGAAGAGCGCCGCAGCATCCCGGAACCCCTCCAGGAAAAACTGCGTCTTCTGGAAGAAATCCAGGGC
- a CDS encoding sigma-70 family RNA polymerase sigma factor: protein MEAATTAWKHCFDQVAPKLLLYAVQLCPSRADAEDVVQMAFVRWWRRFPEGDAEHIPLLYAAVRTIALDQRRSDTRRAKRESASEVALPMGDAPVFDTSPEQRETAAIVQEALQTLPEDQREVVSLKLWGGLTFAEIAQTTGESINTVSGRYRYALQALQKRLAPRREELVIQPAAPQISNVFPFNPTQEALT from the coding sequence ATGGAAGCCGCCACCACCGCCTGGAAACACTGCTTCGACCAAGTCGCGCCGAAGCTGCTGCTCTACGCTGTCCAGCTCTGCCCTTCCCGGGCCGATGCGGAGGACGTGGTGCAGATGGCCTTTGTGCGCTGGTGGCGCCGGTTTCCGGAGGGTGATGCCGAGCACATCCCCCTGCTGTATGCCGCCGTGCGCACCATCGCCCTGGATCAGCGCCGCAGCGACACCCGCCGGGCGAAGCGCGAGTCCGCCTCCGAGGTGGCCCTGCCCATGGGCGATGCGCCCGTCTTTGACACCAGCCCGGAACAGCGCGAGACCGCCGCCATCGTCCAGGAGGCCCTGCAAACCCTGCCTGAAGACCAGCGCGAAGTCGTCTCCCTGAAGCTCTGGGGCGGCCTCACCTTTGCCGAGATCGCCCAGACCACAGGGGAATCCATCAACACCGTCTCCGGCCGCTACCGCTATGCCCTCCAGGCCCTGCAAAAACGCCTGGCCCCCCGGCGAGAAGAGCTGGTGATCCAGCCCGCCGCTCCTCAAATCTCCAATGTCTTCCCCTTTAACCCCACCCAGGAGGCCCTGACATGA